The following proteins are co-located in the Planctomycetia bacterium genome:
- a CDS encoding S41 family peptidase: MSSRRFVQALLALILISAGSVCAWAEGKTYAVIIGVGHYQDNQIQSRTWLDQDAASLYSQLTSGANAKIFSKDNTRLLVSDVKKAGDVPAQVANRENVLNAFKWVTSSAKEDDRVLIYWAGSGAPLDKATCYFTSDSTVAQRNKNAISAAEIEAMVDQFKTGKVAIFLNVNFKGYAAGPEKVQEDGLDNRFLEFSGGKKAGAARPDDDDEMENALKGRVVLSCTSGLVAAPQIQGKDVFYTILSEAFSGKADKEGDDTDGQITIDEVTKYFQDEYLKRINVTETIGLFPVALGKSLHFTIALNAPGLEKAIERSREFAEKAKQDNLEEAIVKDGKSFIEHMPKQDSERKLRKTFLGFTEGKVSSSDLVKAYSDMQAELKISQESAEKFADSVLRVMRYARDAYVKPVKLNELAVNAVKGLYRWADEKIPDEMKHKLEKFDSTSESDIKNLLVEARMALGNKDAIKNEKGLDRTLKYMLTMLDRHTVWFNQDELEEINRGMKEFIGVGIQIRKEFQRDVVKVATPILNSPAYRAQIKAGDLILKIINEFDPEGNPLPQPVTTETKGLTTQDVVKKILGQRGTKVTLVIEREEADGPKVFNVDLVRNRIEGETVFGVHRLADDTWDYYLDKDRKIVYVRLSQFAGKTARDLKNVLQTYQKKGMNGLILDLRFNPGGLLDAAKEICDMFVDDGVIVSVKPRNTSYSNEIKTSTRGFKILDVPLVVLVNGGSASASEIVSACIQDHERGIVMGERSFGKGSVQQIRPMDLNGHAGAIKMTMAAFYGPSGKNLNRFPNSKDEDDWGVKPPKEYTIKLSPTERAELDESLTKNELIPRRDAPRMETKKTFIDRQLDAAVELLKKQTAHTGQR, translated from the coding sequence ATGTCATCGCGTCGATTTGTGCAAGCGTTACTAGCCTTGATACTCATTTCTGCTGGTTCCGTTTGCGCCTGGGCTGAAGGCAAGACTTACGCAGTCATCATTGGTGTGGGACACTATCAGGATAATCAGATACAGTCGCGTACGTGGCTGGATCAGGACGCTGCTTCGCTCTACAGTCAGTTGACGAGTGGTGCCAATGCGAAAATCTTCAGCAAGGACAATACCCGTCTGCTGGTGAGCGATGTGAAAAAGGCTGGTGATGTACCGGCACAGGTCGCCAACCGGGAAAACGTGCTCAATGCTTTCAAATGGGTAACCAGTTCCGCCAAGGAAGATGACCGCGTACTGATTTACTGGGCCGGTTCCGGTGCACCGTTAGACAAGGCAACCTGCTATTTTACTTCTGATTCGACCGTGGCACAACGTAACAAGAACGCTATTTCCGCCGCCGAAATCGAAGCGATGGTGGATCAGTTCAAAACAGGTAAGGTTGCCATCTTCCTGAATGTGAATTTCAAAGGATATGCTGCAGGTCCGGAAAAGGTTCAGGAAGATGGTTTGGACAACCGTTTCCTGGAATTCAGTGGTGGCAAAAAAGCGGGAGCTGCCAGGCCTGATGATGACGACGAAATGGAGAACGCGCTCAAGGGTCGAGTAGTTCTTTCCTGCACGAGCGGCCTGGTTGCAGCTCCACAGATTCAGGGTAAGGATGTTTTCTACACCATTCTGTCTGAAGCTTTTTCAGGCAAGGCTGACAAGGAAGGCGATGACACCGATGGCCAGATCACCATTGATGAAGTCACCAAGTACTTCCAGGATGAGTACCTCAAGCGAATCAACGTCACCGAGACCATTGGCCTGTTTCCGGTTGCTCTGGGTAAATCACTGCATTTCACCATTGCGCTCAATGCACCTGGTCTGGAAAAGGCTATCGAACGGAGCAGGGAGTTTGCTGAGAAGGCAAAGCAGGACAATCTGGAAGAAGCCATTGTCAAGGATGGCAAATCGTTTATTGAACATATGCCCAAGCAGGATTCAGAACGGAAACTGCGGAAGACATTCCTGGGCTTTACCGAAGGCAAAGTTTCCAGCAGCGATCTGGTGAAAGCCTACAGCGACATGCAGGCTGAACTGAAGATCAGCCAGGAATCTGCAGAAAAATTTGCAGATAGCGTTCTGCGTGTGATGCGCTATGCACGCGATGCCTATGTCAAGCCAGTCAAGCTGAACGAACTGGCCGTCAATGCCGTAAAAGGGCTCTATCGCTGGGCTGACGAGAAAATCCCCGATGAGATGAAGCATAAACTGGAGAAGTTTGATTCCACCAGTGAATCAGACATCAAAAACCTGCTGGTGGAAGCCCGTATGGCCTTGGGTAACAAAGATGCGATCAAGAACGAGAAAGGGCTGGATCGTACCCTGAAATACATGCTGACGATGCTTGATCGCCACACGGTCTGGTTCAATCAGGATGAACTGGAAGAGATCAACCGTGGCATGAAAGAGTTCATCGGCGTGGGTATACAGATTCGTAAAGAGTTCCAGCGTGATGTGGTGAAAGTTGCCACCCCGATTCTGAACAGCCCGGCATACCGTGCCCAGATCAAGGCGGGTGACCTGATCCTCAAGATCATTAATGAATTTGATCCGGAAGGTAATCCGTTGCCTCAGCCCGTTACGACCGAGACCAAAGGGCTGACGACTCAGGATGTCGTCAAGAAGATTCTGGGGCAACGAGGCACCAAGGTTACTCTGGTGATTGAACGGGAAGAAGCAGATGGCCCCAAGGTTTTCAATGTGGATCTGGTTCGCAACCGCATTGAAGGTGAAACAGTCTTCGGCGTGCATCGCCTGGCTGATGATACCTGGGACTACTACCTGGATAAGGATCGCAAGATTGTTTACGTGCGGCTCAGTCAGTTTGCAGGTAAGACAGCACGCGACTTGAAAAATGTACTGCAGACCTACCAGAAGAAAGGCATGAATGGCCTGATTCTTGATCTGCGGTTCAACCCGGGTGGCTTGCTCGATGCCGCCAAGGAAATCTGCGACATGTTCGTGGACGATGGCGTGATTGTTTCAGTCAAGCCGAGAAACACGAGCTACTCCAATGAGATCAAGACCTCGACACGCGGGTTCAAGATTCTCGATGTGCCTCTGGTGGTACTGGTCAATGGCGGCTCAGCCAGCGCCAGTGAAATTGTCTCAGCCTGCATTCAGGACCATGAACGTGGCATCGTCATGGGAGAACGCAGCTTTGGCAAGGGAAGCGTGCAGCAGATCAGGCCCATGGACCTCAATGGCCATGCCGGCGCCATCAAGATGACTATGGCAGCCTTCTATGGTCCATCAGGCAAGAACCTCAATCGTTTCCCCAATTCCAAGGATGAAGATGACTGGGGCGTCAAGCCACCAAAGGAATATACCATCAAGTTAAGCCCCACGGAACGGGCTGAGTTGGATGAATCTCTCACCAAGAATGAATTGATCCCTCGCCGGGACGCTCCCCGGATGGAAACGAAGAAGACCTTTATCGACCGTCAGTTGGATGCGGCGGTAGAACTGCTGAAGAAGCAGACTGCACACACCGGGCAGCGCTAG
- a CDS encoding FAD-dependent oxidoreductase: MPEKVVIIGSGPAAWTAAIYAARASLQPLVFEGAITEKNRLQSTLPLGQLNLTTEVENFPSWPHADPATLLAYAKSALPPDRFANVEHLFSGKASHGKRSAVGPELMEFMRQQAVNFETRIVTDDIIKVDFNQHPFKLHTLEGKTVEALTVIVATGARANYLGLPSEQRFMNLGVSACATCDGALPRFRHQPIVVVGGGDTACEEAHHLAKFGSKVYLVHRRDKLRASKIMQDRLFANPKIEVKWNSAVEEVLGNEDDGVTGVKLASTTGGKDETISAKGMFVAIGHTPNTDFLGGQLQLNESGYIVWTKPQRAWTSIEGVFASGDVADNYYRQAVTAAGTGCMAALDAERWLAEKGLT; the protein is encoded by the coding sequence ATGCCTGAGAAAGTAGTGATCATTGGTTCTGGCCCTGCCGCCTGGACTGCTGCCATCTATGCTGCCCGTGCTAGTCTGCAACCACTCGTTTTCGAAGGGGCTATCACCGAAAAGAACAGGCTGCAGTCAACCTTGCCGCTAGGTCAACTGAACCTGACTACCGAAGTGGAAAACTTCCCCAGCTGGCCTCATGCCGACCCTGCAACGCTCCTTGCCTATGCCAAAAGTGCCCTGCCACCCGATCGATTTGCCAACGTCGAACATCTATTCAGTGGAAAGGCATCGCATGGCAAGCGTTCCGCGGTTGGCCCGGAACTCATGGAATTCATGCGACAGCAGGCGGTTAACTTCGAAACCCGTATCGTTACCGATGACATTATCAAAGTGGATTTCAACCAGCATCCCTTCAAACTGCATACCCTGGAAGGAAAAACAGTTGAAGCACTCACGGTGATAGTTGCGACCGGTGCCCGGGCCAATTATCTGGGCTTGCCCAGCGAACAGAGGTTTATGAACCTGGGCGTTTCCGCCTGCGCCACCTGCGATGGTGCTTTGCCCCGCTTCCGTCATCAACCGATTGTTGTGGTGGGTGGCGGCGACACCGCCTGTGAAGAAGCACATCACCTGGCCAAGTTTGGCAGCAAAGTCTACCTCGTGCACCGTCGCGACAAGTTACGAGCCAGCAAAATCATGCAGGATCGGTTGTTTGCCAACCCCAAGATTGAAGTCAAATGGAACTCGGCCGTCGAAGAAGTGCTGGGCAACGAAGACGATGGTGTCACGGGAGTCAAGCTGGCCAGTACCACTGGTGGAAAAGATGAAACCATTTCCGCCAAGGGCATGTTTGTCGCCATCGGCCATACGCCTAACACAGATTTTCTCGGCGGGCAGCTGCAACTGAACGAGAGTGGCTACATTGTCTGGACGAAGCCGCAACGGGCGTGGACCAGCATCGAAGGAGTCTTTGCTTCTGGCGATGTGGCAGATAATTACTACCGTCAGGCTGTCACCGCTGCCGGCACCGGCTGCATGGCTGCACTCGATGCCGAACGCTGGCTGGCTGAAAAAGGCTTGACATAA
- a CDS encoding YgiQ family radical SAM protein: MSIPLKKLPLALWHEQFTSPHLPMTKAEMDARGWDAVDIVFVTGDAYIDHPSFAMAILGRTLESAGFRVAILSQPDWRSVDPWRQFGKPRLFFGVSAGNMDSMINHYTANKKVRNDDAYSPGGRIGLRPDRATMPYSQRCREAYPGVPVIAGGVEASLRRLAHYDYWSDTVKRAIMLDAKCDMVAYGMGEKTIVELAKRLQAGETIQQLRGMRGMAFALGAREKLEDLPALDEPTPEDGASKAGRPAPERPSPVTNRDVLMLPSYEEVKTDKNHFAEATRLIHLNNSPFNARTLVQYHDREAVVVNPPAFPLTEAQMDALYDLPYTRRPHPIYKEPIPAQEMIKDSVTIMRGCFGGCTFCSITAHQGRVVQSRSKESVLKELNKMASDPDFKGTVSDIGGPTANMYQMRCTRPEVEAKCKRLSCVHPSICKLLGTDHGPLVELMKESRTIPGIKKVLVASGVRMDLAQLSKSYMKELAGHHVGGLLKVAPEHVDPDVLAVQKKPDIGNFDKFAESFKNASAKGGKPKQYLVPYFISAHPGSDLKAMINLALYLKQNGYKPDQVQDFIPAPFDIATCMYYTGIDPFTKQPVNVAKDMKSRKMQRALMQFFKPENYFEVRAALIEAGRSDLIGGCDGLIPAQPPKVALDERRRRANEQASGEYYHKVKNPSEKRGYRPGRSSQVRQVKPGRGKGTSI, translated from the coding sequence ATGAGCATCCCCCTCAAGAAACTCCCCCTGGCCCTCTGGCATGAGCAGTTCACTTCCCCGCATCTTCCGATGACGAAGGCGGAGATGGATGCTCGTGGCTGGGATGCCGTGGACATCGTTTTCGTGACGGGCGATGCCTACATCGATCACCCCAGTTTTGCGATGGCCATCCTGGGGCGAACGCTGGAATCGGCGGGGTTCCGGGTGGCGATCCTGAGTCAGCCTGACTGGCGTAGCGTGGATCCCTGGCGACAGTTCGGCAAGCCTCGCCTGTTCTTTGGCGTGTCGGCTGGCAACATGGATTCGATGATCAACCATTACACCGCCAACAAGAAGGTGCGGAACGACGACGCCTACTCGCCCGGCGGTCGGATTGGTCTTCGCCCCGACCGGGCCACGATGCCGTACAGCCAGCGGTGCCGTGAAGCCTACCCTGGAGTGCCAGTGATCGCCGGTGGGGTGGAAGCCTCGCTGCGAAGGCTTGCCCATTACGATTACTGGAGCGACACGGTCAAGCGGGCGATCATGCTCGATGCCAAGTGCGACATGGTGGCCTATGGCATGGGCGAGAAGACCATTGTCGAGTTGGCCAAGCGGCTTCAAGCCGGCGAGACGATTCAGCAACTTCGCGGCATGCGTGGGATGGCCTTCGCCCTTGGTGCCAGGGAAAAGCTCGAAGACCTGCCTGCACTGGATGAACCGACACCAGAAGATGGTGCCAGCAAGGCAGGGCGCCCTGCACCGGAACGGCCCAGCCCGGTGACGAACCGTGATGTACTCATGCTGCCTAGCTACGAAGAAGTGAAGACCGACAAGAATCACTTTGCCGAAGCGACCCGGCTGATTCACCTGAACAACAGCCCGTTTAATGCCCGCACGTTGGTGCAGTACCACGACCGGGAAGCGGTGGTGGTAAACCCGCCTGCCTTCCCGCTTACTGAAGCGCAGATGGATGCCCTCTATGATCTGCCTTACACCCGTCGGCCGCATCCCATTTATAAGGAACCGATTCCTGCCCAGGAGATGATCAAGGATTCGGTCACCATCATGCGTGGCTGCTTTGGTGGCTGCACGTTCTGTTCCATCACCGCCCACCAGGGTCGCGTGGTGCAGTCGCGCTCGAAGGAGAGCGTGCTGAAGGAACTGAACAAGATGGCCAGCGACCCCGACTTCAAAGGCACCGTCAGCGACATCGGCGGGCCGACCGCAAACATGTACCAGATGCGCTGCACCCGCCCCGAGGTGGAAGCCAAGTGCAAGCGACTGTCGTGTGTTCACCCCAGCATCTGCAAACTGCTAGGCACCGATCATGGCCCGCTGGTCGAGCTGATGAAGGAATCACGCACCATCCCCGGCATCAAGAAGGTGCTGGTGGCGAGCGGCGTGCGGATGGATCTGGCTCAGCTCTCCAAGAGTTACATGAAGGAACTGGCCGGCCACCACGTTGGCGGACTCCTGAAAGTGGCCCCCGAACACGTCGACCCCGATGTGCTGGCAGTGCAGAAGAAGCCTGACATCGGCAACTTCGACAAGTTCGCCGAGAGCTTCAAGAACGCATCGGCCAAGGGTGGCAAGCCGAAGCAGTACCTGGTGCCTTACTTCATCTCGGCCCACCCAGGGTCTGACCTGAAGGCTATGATCAACCTCGCCCTCTACCTCAAGCAGAATGGCTACAAACCGGATCAAGTGCAAGACTTCATCCCCGCCCCGTTCGACATCGCCACCTGCATGTACTACACCGGCATCGACCCGTTCACCAAGCAACCGGTGAACGTCGCCAAAGACATGAAGAGCCGGAAGATGCAGAGGGCCTTGATGCAGTTCTTCAAACCGGAGAACTATTTTGAAGTACGAGCGGCCTTGATTGAAGCAGGACGTTCGGATTTAATCGGAGGCTGTGATGGGTTGATCCCAGCACAACCTCCCAAGGTGGCGTTGGATGAGAGAAGACGCCGGGCGAATGAGCAGGCGAGCGGGGAGTATTATCACAAAGTGAAGAACCCGAGCGAGAAACGTGGGTATCGTCCGGGGCGAAGTAGTCAGGTGAGGCAGGTGAAACCGGGACGGGGGAAGGGAACAAGCATATAG
- a CDS encoding DUF4058 family protein yields MPTVFPGMDPYLEDAKYWPTFHAQFISALGDALQPNLSDKYRLRQGTRHYEIEQVLFTSIQKEEHQEPFLEIRQKSSFDKLVTLIELISPVNRTHPEGRKRYDVRRQEARREGAHLVELELVLQGNTCLEADLSHLTEQQYVCCVTRAARPIKHELYGTSIRNRLPRIRLPLLPDERDLVLDVQALVNRVYDRCFDGMISYQHEPHVPLLDDDRRWLDQLLRDEKKRV; encoded by the coding sequence GTGCCGACTGTGTTTCCCGGAATGGACCCGTATCTGGAAGATGCGAAGTACTGGCCTACGTTCCACGCCCAGTTTATTTCTGCGCTGGGTGATGCGTTGCAGCCTAATTTGAGTGACAAGTACCGTTTGCGGCAGGGCACCCGGCATTACGAGATCGAGCAGGTTTTGTTCACTTCCATTCAAAAAGAGGAACACCAGGAACCCTTTCTGGAAATCAGGCAGAAATCGAGCTTCGACAAGCTCGTGACGCTCATTGAGTTGATTTCGCCCGTCAATCGCACGCATCCGGAAGGACGCAAGCGGTACGATGTACGCAGACAGGAAGCCCGCAGGGAAGGCGCTCACCTGGTCGAGTTGGAACTGGTGCTGCAAGGCAACACATGCCTGGAGGCTGATCTCAGCCATCTGACCGAACAGCAATACGTCTGCTGTGTGACACGGGCCGCGCGTCCCATCAAGCATGAACTGTATGGCACATCAATCAGAAACCGGTTGCCTCGCATCAGGCTGCCTCTGTTACCGGATGAACGAGATCTGGTGCTGGATGTACAGGCACTGGTGAATCGGGTCTATGATCGTTGTTTCGATGGCATGATTTCCTATCAACACGAACCTCATGTTCCCCTTTTGGATGATGATCGTCGCTGGCTGGACCAGTTATTACGGGATGAGAAGAAGAGGGTGTAG
- a CDS encoding redoxin domain-containing protein, whose amino-acid sequence MRLLRSFMLLAGLALPTAALIPALVTATDAVEDKKDDLPAPLGTRITDITLTDAVTGKPWSLAEHGRDAKAVVVLFMGTECPVNNAYAPKLATLHDKYKSKGVVFVGINSNEQDDVSAVKTHAETYKLPFPVLKDEQFKLAEKFTVQRIPEAFVLDGQRFVRYRGKIDDQYTPIAKREKATSRELLDALDAVLEGKEVKNAATTPAGCLLGRSKTPLTVAPGEAITYTKHIAPLIQTHCQSCHRPGEVGPFKLMKYKDAAAWADNIKEVVTDGRMPPWHADPNVGHFSNSRRLSDQEKKTLITWIDQGCIQGDPKDEPAPKSYTEGWMMGKPDVVLAMPEPVKIPASAGPLGMPYQYIQVGDVFKEDTWVQAAEARPGNRELVHHIIAYIMPPADYHDPEEISPEKLAEMRKQFAQQGGQQQQRGNSKRGGPPGGWTNLARAFLPNNNARMQQRRPTLDGIGQGMLVAYAPGDQPTVLQPGQAKLIPKGSTIVLQMHYTPNGKAGTDRSSIGLIFAKEPPKHVVRTRAVANPRFEIPPGAANYEVKATRAFEKDAVIISFLPHMHYRGKSFKYELVYPDGKRETVLDVPKYDFNWQTTYELSKPLRVPAGVKLECTAFYDNSKDNPFNPNPRSTVYWGEQTWEEMMIGFLDYYFVQ is encoded by the coding sequence ATGCGGTTGTTGAGATCGTTCATGCTGCTGGCAGGGTTGGCATTGCCAACCGCAGCCCTGATACCTGCCCTGGTGACAGCAACGGATGCAGTCGAAGACAAGAAAGATGATTTACCTGCCCCCCTGGGTACACGAATTACCGATATCACTTTAACCGACGCAGTGACTGGCAAGCCCTGGTCACTGGCGGAACATGGTCGCGATGCCAAGGCAGTCGTGGTGCTGTTCATGGGCACCGAATGTCCGGTCAACAATGCCTATGCACCCAAGCTGGCAACTTTGCATGATAAGTACAAAAGCAAGGGTGTGGTTTTTGTCGGCATCAACAGCAATGAGCAGGATGATGTCTCAGCAGTCAAAACGCATGCTGAAACCTATAAGCTGCCTTTCCCGGTGTTGAAGGACGAGCAATTCAAGCTCGCTGAGAAATTCACCGTTCAGCGTATCCCTGAAGCCTTTGTCCTGGATGGCCAGCGTTTTGTGCGTTACCGAGGCAAGATTGACGATCAGTACACTCCCATTGCCAAACGTGAGAAGGCAACCAGCCGCGAACTGCTCGATGCACTCGATGCGGTGCTGGAAGGTAAGGAAGTCAAGAATGCAGCCACCACCCCGGCAGGCTGTCTGCTCGGTCGCAGCAAGACTCCGCTCACTGTTGCGCCCGGCGAAGCAATCACTTACACCAAGCATATTGCTCCACTGATTCAGACACATTGCCAATCGTGCCATCGCCCTGGGGAAGTAGGCCCCTTCAAGCTGATGAAGTACAAGGATGCTGCAGCCTGGGCCGATAACATCAAGGAAGTGGTAACCGATGGCCGCATGCCTCCCTGGCATGCTGATCCTAACGTGGGTCATTTCTCCAATAGTCGCCGACTTTCCGATCAGGAAAAGAAGACACTCATCACCTGGATTGATCAGGGTTGTATTCAAGGTGATCCGAAGGATGAACCTGCCCCTAAATCATACACCGAAGGCTGGATGATGGGTAAGCCCGATGTGGTGCTTGCCATGCCGGAACCTGTCAAGATTCCCGCATCTGCTGGACCCTTGGGTATGCCCTATCAATACATCCAGGTAGGCGATGTCTTTAAGGAAGACACCTGGGTACAGGCAGCAGAAGCACGGCCAGGCAACCGTGAACTGGTGCACCACATCATTGCCTATATCATGCCACCCGCTGATTATCACGACCCTGAAGAGATTTCACCAGAAAAACTGGCTGAGATGCGTAAGCAGTTTGCTCAGCAGGGTGGTCAGCAACAGCAGCGAGGCAACAGCAAACGCGGTGGTCCTCCCGGCGGTTGGACGAATCTGGCTCGAGCATTTCTGCCCAACAACAATGCTCGCATGCAGCAGCGACGCCCCACGCTGGATGGCATCGGGCAAGGCATGCTGGTCGCCTATGCTCCCGGCGATCAGCCCACGGTTCTGCAGCCTGGCCAGGCCAAGCTGATTCCCAAGGGCAGCACGATTGTGTTGCAGATGCACTACACGCCTAATGGCAAAGCTGGAACCGATCGTTCCTCCATTGGCCTGATCTTTGCCAAGGAACCACCGAAACATGTGGTGCGTACTCGTGCGGTAGCCAATCCCCGTTTTGAAATCCCACCCGGTGCAGCCAACTATGAAGTGAAGGCTACAAGAGCTTTTGAGAAGGATGCAGTCATTATTTCCTTCCTGCCTCACATGCACTATCGAGGCAAATCGTTCAAATACGAACTGGTTTACCCCGATGGCAAGCGCGAAACAGTGCTCGATGTCCCCAAGTATGATTTCAACTGGCAGACTACGTATGAACTCAGCAAACCTTTGCGGGTTCCTGCCGGTGTGAAACTGGAATGCACTGCGTTCTATGATAACTCGAAAGACAATCCATTTAACCCCAATCCCCGAAGCACTGTCTACTGGGGCGAGCAAACCTGGGAAGAAATGATGATTGGGTTCCTGGATTACTATTTCGTGCAGTGA
- the aroF gene encoding 3-deoxy-7-phosphoheptulonate synthase: MLVVMKREATQDEVAQVVKAINEMGLMSHPLPGATRTAIGITGNTGSVDSRALEVLPGVFECIRVTKQYKLTGREMHPQDTLVKVGSTTIGPGTFTIIAGPCSVENETMLMRSAEMLMQRGIKLMRAGAFKPRTSPYSFQGLGQKGLDLLVKAREKTGIGIVTELMDTEQADAVEAATDMIQIGTRNMQNFSLLRRVSQARKPVLLKRGMSAMLEEWLMAAEYVLAGGNFQVALCERGVRTFADHSRNTLDLSIVPPVKKLSHLPILIDPSHGTGKAEYVPAMAMAGLASGADGLLIEVHPDPSKALSDAAQTIDFATFDKLLVQLKRVAEPLGRIIV, encoded by the coding sequence ATGCTGGTGGTGATGAAGCGGGAGGCTACCCAGGACGAGGTGGCTCAAGTAGTGAAAGCCATCAATGAGATGGGCTTGATGTCCCATCCGTTGCCTGGCGCCACACGTACCGCCATTGGCATTACGGGGAATACCGGCTCAGTCGATTCTCGAGCGTTGGAAGTGCTGCCCGGTGTCTTTGAATGCATCCGGGTTACCAAGCAATACAAGCTGACAGGCCGGGAGATGCACCCGCAGGATACCCTGGTGAAAGTGGGTTCCACCACGATTGGCCCGGGCACCTTTACCATCATTGCCGGGCCTTGTTCAGTTGAAAATGAGACAATGCTCATGCGGTCTGCGGAAATGCTGATGCAGCGAGGCATCAAGTTGATGCGTGCCGGTGCATTCAAGCCTCGTACCAGTCCATACAGTTTTCAGGGACTCGGTCAGAAGGGGCTGGATCTGCTCGTAAAAGCCAGGGAAAAAACAGGCATCGGCATTGTCACCGAACTGATGGACACCGAGCAGGCCGATGCAGTGGAAGCTGCGACGGATATGATCCAGATCGGTACTCGCAACATGCAGAACTTCAGCTTGTTGCGACGGGTATCGCAAGCCCGCAAACCGGTCCTACTCAAGCGTGGCATGTCTGCCATGCTGGAAGAATGGCTGATGGCAGCGGAATATGTGCTGGCGGGTGGCAACTTCCAGGTTGCCCTGTGTGAACGTGGGGTGAGAACCTTTGCAGATCACAGCAGGAACACGCTGGATCTGTCCATCGTCCCGCCGGTTAAAAAGCTGTCACATTTACCGATCCTGATTGACCCGAGCCATGGCACCGGCAAGGCCGAATATGTGCCTGCGATGGCGATGGCGGGGCTGGCTTCCGGGGCTGATGGCCTGCTGATTGAGGTACATCCTGATCCCTCCAAAGCATTGTCGGATGCTGCGCAAACCATTGATTTTGCTACCTTTGATAAGTTGCTGGTACAACTCAAACGCGTAGCAGAGCCACTAGGCCGAATCATCGTCTAG